One genomic segment of Deinococcus aestuarii includes these proteins:
- a CDS encoding NAD-dependent epimerase/dehydratase family protein: MTRYLITGAAGFVGRNLGHALLARMSPEDRLTLLDREVPSPPPGARVIEGDLSEAAGLEAALAARPEVVFHLASVPGALAEREYALGRRVNVDATLDLFQGLADAPRPPTVVYASSVAVYGALGTSPVDGRTPLRPQLSYGTHKRMMELALEDLSRRGELVGVALRLPGLVARPGEGSGFGSAFMGDLIRSLSAGAPSICPVSPDATAWWMSASCAAWNLLHAASLGTSGTFTLPALHLSVAQVVSALCDLFGEDRRALVRYEPLESTEAVFGRFPPLQTPEAQALGFRHDGSAAQLVQAALAAR, from the coding sequence ATGACGCGGTACCTCATCACAGGAGCCGCCGGGTTCGTCGGCCGGAACCTCGGGCACGCCCTGCTGGCCCGGATGAGCCCGGAGGATAGGCTGACCCTGCTCGACCGCGAGGTCCCGTCCCCACCCCCAGGGGCGCGGGTGATCGAGGGCGACCTGAGTGAGGCCGCCGGGCTGGAGGCCGCCCTGGCGGCGAGGCCGGAGGTGGTCTTTCACCTCGCCAGCGTGCCGGGGGCCCTCGCCGAGCGGGAGTACGCGCTGGGGCGGCGGGTGAACGTGGACGCCACGCTGGACCTGTTTCAGGGGCTGGCAGACGCCCCGCGGCCCCCCACGGTGGTGTACGCCAGCAGCGTCGCCGTGTACGGGGCCCTCGGAACGTCGCCCGTGGACGGCCGGACTCCCCTGCGCCCGCAGCTCAGCTACGGCACCCACAAGCGCATGATGGAACTCGCGCTGGAGGACCTCTCCCGGCGGGGTGAGCTGGTCGGGGTGGCCCTGCGTCTCCCGGGACTCGTGGCCCGCCCGGGAGAGGGTTCCGGGTTCGGCTCGGCGTTCATGGGTGACCTGATCCGCTCCCTCTCGGCCGGGGCGCCGTCCATCTGCCCGGTGTCGCCGGACGCCACCGCGTGGTGGATGTCGGCCTCCTGCGCGGCGTGGAATCTCCTGCACGCCGCCTCCCTGGGAACGTCCGGCACGTTCACGCTGCCCGCCCTGCATCTGTCCGTGGCGCAGGTCGTCTCGGCCCTCTGCGACCTGTTCGGGGAGGACCGCCGGGCTCTGGTAAGGTACGAGCCGCTGGAGTCCACCGAGGCCGTCTTCGGGCGCTTCCCCCCCTTGCAGACTCCAGAAGCGCAGGCGCTGGGCTTTCGGCACGACGGCAGCGCGGCGCAGCTCGTCCAGGCGGCGTTGGCGGCGCGCTGA